The following DNA comes from Anaerostipes rhamnosivorans.
TGGTAGCCTATGCTCATGAAAGAAACGTATCTGTGGAAGGAGAGGTAGGTTCCATCGGCGGCGCAGAGGAAGGTGTTGTAGTAGCTAAGGATGACGCTATGTATACGAAACCGGAAGATGCACTGTATTTTGCACAGAGTACCGGGGTGGACGCATTGGCTGTTTCTATCGGTACAACCCACGGCCAGTATAAATCCAAAGCAAAGATCAATTATGAACTGCTCACTGAGCTGAAAGCAAAATTAGGAAGCACCGGACTGGTCCTCCACGGCGGAACCGGGGTTTCTGATGAGGATATGAGGCGCTGTGTCAGAGAAGGCATGAAAAAGATCAACGTGGGAACAGAACTTAACAAATCCTATATTGAAGTGGTGAGAGAAACCTTTACTGCGGACGATGTGACACCGCTCACCTCTCTCAGGAACCTTCTTGGACCTGCAAACGATAAG
Coding sequences within:
- a CDS encoding class II fructose-bisphosphate aldolase — protein: MYKNLIDLFKENEGKGAVGAFNVHCFEMLPAMIGAAGELGVPVILQTSLGTAKYIGLEPLIAAVKAIAEKSSISVALHMDHCKDIEALKEAIDLGYSSVMYDGSSLSLEENIKNTKEVVAYAHERNVSVEGEVGSIGGAEEGVVVAKDDAMYTKPEDALYFAQSTGVDALAVSIGTTHGQYKSKAKINYELLTELKAKLGSTGLVLHGGTGVSDEDMRRCVREGMKKINVGTELNKSYIEVVRETFTADDVTPLTSLRNLLGPANDKIAEVVKEKASLFRI